Proteins from a genomic interval of Acidobacteriota bacterium:
- a CDS encoding isochorismatase family protein — MRESYFSSETIDERSWQMLQKLRKYREQHKITFIPEHSALLILDMQRYFLDGSSHAYVPSSLPIIPRIKDLSNAFLKANLPVILTRHLNNHRDAKLMREWWKDLIMEENVLSEIIPEFSLPRAIVIKKTQYDAFYNTPLENLLKEKGVTQVVITGVMTHLCCETTARSAFVRGYRVFFPIDGTATYSQEFHWAAFLNLSHGFSIPILIKELQKCLEAS, encoded by the coding sequence ATGAGAGAAAGTTATTTTAGTTCGGAAACTATTGATGAAAGATCTTGGCAAATGCTTCAGAAATTGAGGAAATATAGAGAACAACACAAAATTACCTTCATTCCTGAGCATTCTGCCCTTTTAATTCTTGACATGCAACGATATTTTCTCGATGGAAGCTCCCATGCCTATGTTCCAAGCTCTTTACCAATTATACCAAGGATTAAAGATCTATCGAATGCCTTCCTCAAAGCGAATCTGCCAGTTATCTTAACGCGCCATCTTAACAATCATCGGGATGCAAAGCTTATGAGAGAATGGTGGAAAGATTTGATAATGGAAGAAAATGTCTTGAGTGAGATTATTCCTGAGTTTAGTCTTCCCAGGGCAATAGTTATCAAAAAGACGCAATATGACGCATTCTACAATACACCCCTTGAAAATTTGCTAAAAGAAAAAGGGGTAACACAGGTTGTAATAACTGGAGTAATGACGCACCTTTGCTGTGAGACAACAGCAAGATCTGCCTTTGTTAGAGGTTATAGGGTCTTTTTCCCGATAGATGGGACTGCAACCTATAGCCAAGAATTTCATTGGGCGGCTTTCCTTAATCTGTCTCATGGTTTTTCCATACCTATTCTCATTAAAGAACTACAAAAATGCTTAGAGGCATCTTAA
- the bioB gene encoding biotin synthase BioB yields MSIGAKEALELLKAEGREFFELMHTANTKRIENKGNEISLCGIVNAKSGLCGEDCSFCAQSVHHDTDVKTYPLLGETEILRAAREAQDNGVREFSIVTSGKGIRRKKEIESLKKTISEIAKKLKLERCSSLGIVRRETLLALKEAGLQSYHHNLETARSFFPKICTTRSYDENIKVVINAKELGLKVCCGGIFGMGESDEQIVEFVQTLNELDIDSIPINFLNPIPKTPLANTNFLNPERCLKIIAVIRILFPKKDIFVCGGREVNLRQLQPLIFLAGANGMITGNYLTTKGRGYLADMEMINDMGLKVKGYERT; encoded by the coding sequence ATGAGTATCGGAGCAAAAGAGGCTTTAGAACTTCTTAAAGCTGAAGGGCGAGAATTTTTTGAACTCATGCATACTGCAAATACTAAGAGAATTGAAAACAAGGGAAACGAAATTTCCTTATGCGGAATTGTAAATGCAAAGAGTGGTCTATGCGGTGAAGACTGTAGCTTTTGTGCCCAATCAGTACATCATGATACTGATGTAAAAACTTATCCGCTTTTAGGAGAAACGGAAATTTTAAGAGCCGCCAGGGAAGCTCAAGATAATGGCGTGAGGGAATTTTCAATCGTTACAAGTGGTAAAGGCATTCGTAGAAAGAAGGAAATCGAGTCATTAAAAAAAACTATCAGTGAGATTGCAAAAAAATTGAAATTGGAGCGCTGTTCTTCTCTCGGAATCGTAAGGAGAGAAACCCTCCTTGCCCTTAAAGAAGCCGGGCTTCAATCCTATCATCACAATCTTGAAACAGCACGGTCATTCTTCCCGAAAATCTGTACAACTCGTTCCTACGATGAGAATATTAAGGTTGTTATCAATGCAAAAGAATTGGGGCTTAAGGTTTGCTGTGGAGGGATTTTTGGAATGGGAGAAAGTGATGAGCAAATTGTGGAATTCGTTCAGACACTTAATGAACTTGATATTGATAGTATTCCAATAAATTTCTTAAATCCTATACCAAAAACCCCGTTAGCTAATACAAATTTCCTCAATCCGGAAAGGTGTCTTAAAATAATTGCTGTTATACGGATTCTTTTCCCAAAAAAGGACATTTTTGTCTGTGGAGGAAGAGAGGTGAACTTAAGGCAACTCCAACCTCTTATCTTTCTGGCTGGTGCTAATGGAATGATTACTGGAAACTACCTCACTACCAAGGGAAGAGGATACCTTGCTGACATGGAAATGATAAATGACATGGGGCTCAAAGTAAAGGGATATGAGAGAACATAA
- the bioD gene encoding dethiobiotin synthase, with amino-acid sequence MGIGRNFQRAEREVMGGGVFITGTDTNVGKTFVVCALGHALKKKFSNLFYFKPIETGCRKRGGKLIPSDTISVLNSLRLKMPISQASPIRFVTPAAPYISAKVEHKKISIRRILSCYKKIRKKSDFVIVEGAGGINVPITEDYFYIDLINDMKIPALLVVKEKLGMINHTLLTLEGLSSRGVEVVGVIFNRSENYKYQKDEYELRSKDIEFIANHAGIKILVRIPFVKERKNIQEIPEVLKPIILNLCLQKISL; translated from the coding sequence ATGGGCATTGGAAGAAACTTTCAAAGGGCTGAAAGGGAAGTGATGGGAGGGGGCGTTTTCATCACAGGAACTGACACAAATGTGGGAAAGACTTTTGTGGTTTGTGCTCTCGGACACGCATTGAAAAAAAAATTTTCCAATCTATTTTATTTTAAGCCAATAGAAACTGGCTGCAGGAAAAGAGGCGGAAAGCTCATCCCCTCTGACACAATAAGTGTATTAAACTCCCTTCGATTGAAGATGCCTATCAGTCAGGCATCCCCCATAAGATTTGTAACTCCAGCGGCTCCCTATATCTCGGCTAAAGTTGAACACAAAAAAATATCTATAAGAAGAATCCTTAGCTGCTACAAAAAAATCAGAAAAAAAAGTGATTTTGTTATTGTTGAAGGAGCAGGTGGAATTAATGTTCCAATAACAGAAGACTATTTTTACATAGATTTGATCAACGATATGAAAATTCCAGCGCTTCTCGTAGTAAAAGAAAAATTGGGAATGATAAATCATACCCTTTTAACTCTTGAAGGATTAAGCTCCAGAGGAGTAGAAGTGGTCGGCGTTATTTTTAACCGAAGCGAGAACTACAAATATCAAAAAGACGAGTATGAATTAAGGTCCAAAGACATTGAATTCATAGCCAACCACGCCGGGATTAAAATTTTAGTTAGAATACCATTTGTAAAGGAAAGAAAAAACATCCAGGAAATTCCAGAGGTGCTTAAGCCTATCATTTTAAATCTATGTCTTCAGAAAATCTCTTTATAA
- a CDS encoding radical SAM protein, with protein MKIVAKVGREDIAMIYIAEMDKGKQIEFVESVQPPLPREKKWVLIVSTLYGCPVSCRFCDAGGNFQGKLSKDEIVFQIDYLIKMRFPERRVSVEKFKIQFARMGEPAFNQDVLDVLMELPDLCNAPGLIPSISTIAPEGTDKFFKRLLDIKKRYYRGKFQFQFSIHTTDVKLRKWLVPVKKWDFGKMAEYGDIFYEKGDRKIALNFALANGMPVNPDILLHHFNPDKFLIKITPVNPTHQATKNKISSHILPEKKEYPIIDALCRAGYEVLLSIGELEENYIGSNCGQYITNYKRKKEFIKDSYTYHLQKL; from the coding sequence ATGAAGATAGTTGCAAAAGTTGGAAGAGAAGATATTGCCATGATCTATATCGCAGAAATGGATAAAGGTAAACAAATAGAATTTGTTGAATCGGTTCAACCTCCACTGCCACGAGAAAAGAAATGGGTTTTGATTGTATCCACCTTGTATGGTTGCCCGGTAAGCTGTCGCTTTTGTGATGCTGGGGGTAATTTTCAGGGAAAGCTTTCTAAAGATGAGATAGTATTTCAGATTGATTATCTAATAAAAATGCGTTTCCCTGAAAGGAGAGTGTCTGTTGAAAAGTTTAAGATTCAATTTGCAAGAATGGGGGAACCAGCCTTTAATCAAGATGTCCTTGATGTACTTATGGAGCTCCCTGATTTATGCAATGCTCCTGGGCTTATACCATCTATTTCTACAATTGCACCTGAGGGGACAGATAAATTTTTTAAAAGATTGCTGGATATTAAAAAGAGATATTATAGAGGAAAATTTCAATTTCAGTTCTCTATTCATACCACAGATGTAAAATTAAGGAAGTGGCTTGTTCCTGTAAAAAAATGGGATTTTGGAAAAATGGCAGAATACGGAGATATATTTTATGAAAAGGGTGACAGAAAAATAGCCCTTAATTTTGCTTTGGCTAATGGGATGCCTGTTAACCCAGATATTCTTTTACACCATTTTAACCCAGATAAATTTTTAATCAAGATAACTCCAGTAAATCCTACACATCAGGCGACCAAAAATAAAATATCTTCCCATATTTTGCCAGAGAAAAAGGAATACCCAATAATTGATGCCCTATGTAGAGCTGGCTATGAGGTTCTCCTGAGCATAGGAGAATTGGAAGAGAATTATATTGGCAGTAACTGTGGGCAATATATAACAAATTATAAGAGAAAAAAGGAATTTATAAAGGATAGCTACACTTATCATCTCCAGAAACTCTGA
- a CDS encoding NAD(P)/FAD-dependent oxidoreductase yields MDINDVVIIGAGPSGIATAIQLKRYEIEPILLEKDEIGGLLRNANLVENYPGFPEGIPGQELVKLFRKQLENAGIKVHFEEVLELDYMNKVFFVRTDKRTIISRIVVIASGTESLRLSVPKIPEELKNRVFYEIHSMAEAINKKIAIIGGGDGAFDYALTLSQRNEVIILNKNNKARCIPALWNRCMKTENISYLDSINVEEIKDVENGLLIICNHYGNWKKEQIYVDYLVISIGRRPHLDFLSINLKKKFEKLIKVKMLFMVGDVKNEVYRQTAICVGDGVKSAMEIHKKIIGENS; encoded by the coding sequence TTGGATATTAACGATGTGGTTATAATAGGGGCAGGACCCTCAGGAATAGCAACAGCAATTCAGCTAAAGCGTTATGAAATTGAACCCATTCTTTTAGAAAAAGATGAAATTGGTGGACTTCTAAGGAATGCTAATTTGGTAGAGAACTATCCTGGCTTTCCAGAGGGAATTCCTGGACAAGAACTTGTAAAACTTTTTAGAAAACAACTGGAAAATGCTGGAATTAAAGTCCATTTTGAGGAGGTGTTAGAACTCGATTATATGAACAAAGTATTTTTTGTTCGCACTGATAAAAGAACAATAATCTCTCGCATTGTAGTTATTGCCTCTGGCACAGAGTCTCTGAGACTTTCAGTTCCAAAAATCCCAGAAGAGCTCAAAAACCGAGTATTTTATGAGATTCATTCTATGGCTGAAGCAATAAACAAGAAGATTGCGATTATTGGAGGTGGTGATGGAGCATTCGATTATGCTCTTACTCTCTCTCAAAGGAATGAGGTTATAATCTTAAACAAGAATAATAAAGCGAGGTGTATTCCTGCCTTATGGAATAGATGTATGAAAACCGAGAATATTTCCTATTTGGATAGCATTAATGTGGAGGAAATAAAAGATGTAGAGAATGGGCTACTGATAATTTGTAATCATTATGGAAACTGGAAAAAAGAGCAAATCTATGTAGATTATCTGGTTATCTCTATTGGAAGAAGGCCTCATCTTGATTTTTTGAGTATTAATCTTAAGAAAAAATTTGAAAAACTTATAAAGGTAAAAATGCTTTTTATGGTGGGTGATGTTAAAAATGAAGTCTATAGACAAACTGCTATTTGTGTAGGAGATGGTGTTAAATCTGCTATGGAAATTCACAAAAAAATAATAGGAGAAAACTCATGA
- a CDS encoding 8-amino-7-oxononanoate synthase, which yields MREHKFKDQLKIELRKLASKNLLRDMVEISSPQGSNVSIMGRNFLLFCSNNYLGLANHPDIIRASIEYAKRYGVGSGASRLISGTMTPHVELEEKLKKFLSAEKTLLFNSGYHANVGTISAIAQEGDTIFSDELNHASIIDGCRLSKAKCIIYPHRNVEVLENLMKKERKRNGKGKSIIVSESLFSMDGNIAPIVELVALKKRFGAVLILDEAHAFGVIGKGGKGVAEQNGVEREVDIKIGTLGKAFGCFGAFVVSDATTINFLMNKARSFIYTTSLPPPIVGAAIKAISLAEEAEDKRIQIRKNIEQIRGALSNLNGIKVENHIFTIIFGSSKQALMQAWKLFEKGIFAQSIRPPTVKPGTARIRFSITSEHKEEDIYFLTQSLFSIFN from the coding sequence ATGAGAGAACATAAATTTAAAGACCAACTAAAGATTGAATTAAGAAAGCTTGCATCTAAAAATCTTTTAAGAGATATGGTGGAAATTTCAAGTCCACAGGGGAGTAATGTTAGTATCATGGGAAGGAATTTCTTGCTTTTCTGCAGTAATAACTATCTCGGGCTTGCAAATCATCCCGATATCATAAGAGCTTCAATTGAATATGCCAAGCGCTACGGCGTTGGCAGTGGAGCGAGTCGTCTGATATCCGGAACAATGACCCCTCATGTTGAGCTTGAGGAGAAATTAAAGAAATTTTTGAGTGCTGAGAAAACTCTTCTATTCAATAGCGGTTATCATGCGAATGTTGGAACAATCTCGGCCATCGCTCAAGAAGGGGACACAATATTTTCTGACGAGCTCAATCACGCGAGCATAATTGACGGCTGCAGACTCTCAAAAGCAAAATGCATTATTTACCCTCACAGAAATGTTGAAGTGCTAGAGAATTTGATGAAGAAGGAAAGGAAAAGAAATGGGAAGGGGAAATCCATTATCGTAAGTGAAAGTTTATTCAGCATGGATGGGAACATTGCACCAATTGTGGAGCTTGTCGCTCTGAAGAAGAGATTTGGTGCAGTGCTCATTCTTGACGAAGCACATGCTTTTGGGGTAATAGGAAAAGGGGGGAAAGGTGTGGCTGAGCAAAATGGGGTTGAAAGAGAGGTTGATATTAAAATAGGAACACTCGGAAAAGCATTTGGATGTTTTGGGGCTTTCGTAGTTTCAGATGCAACTACAATCAATTTTTTAATGAACAAAGCACGATCTTTCATCTACACAACATCCTTGCCTCCTCCCATTGTTGGTGCGGCGATAAAAGCAATTTCTCTCGCAGAAGAAGCTGAAGACAAGAGAATACAAATAAGAAAAAATATTGAGCAAATAAGAGGTGCGCTCAGCAATCTTAATGGAATAAAAGTAGAAAATCATATATTCACGATTATTTTTGGAAGTTCAAAACAGGCCCTAATGCAAGCATGGAAACTATTTGAAAAAGGCATATTTGCGCAATCAATAAGACCACCAACAGTAAAACCAGGAACAGCCAGAATAAGATTTTCCATCACTTCAGAACATAAGGAAGAGGATATATATTTTCTGACTCAAAGTCTTTTCTCAATATTTAATTAA
- the bioA gene encoding adenosylmethionine--8-amino-7-oxononanoate transaminase produces the protein MKLQKSSEKKRLIEWDKRYIWHPFTQMSEWLASEPLIIEKAEGNYLIDIEGRRYLDGVSSLWVNRWGHNNREINSAIVKQIENVSHTTFLGLSSPAPIILAKMLTEFLPKSLSKVFFSDNGSTAVEVALKISFQYWQNKGGKATKKTKFVSLKYGYHGDTIGVVSIGGIDLFHKIYRPLLFESYKVESPYCYRCAYSLNPIDCDLRCANYVEEIFAERKSEIAALIMEPLVQAAGGIIVHPKGFLKRISEFCAEYGVLLILDEVATGFGITGSLFAFEQENVIPDILCIAKALSGGYLPIAATITSEKIFREFLGLYSEKTFFHGHTYTANPLAAAAGIANLKLFRNVTKIKKKILVFQQLLTRLKNFPFVGDIRQKGLIAGIELVANKETKEEFPIEERVGHKVCMKVREKGVILRPLGNVIVIIPPLSIKEVELKKIIDAIRWALEETFKGLKGK, from the coding sequence TTGAAGTTACAAAAGAGTTCAGAAAAAAAGCGCCTAATTGAATGGGATAAACGCTACATCTGGCATCCATTCACACAAATGTCAGAATGGCTTGCCTCTGAGCCTCTCATCATAGAAAAAGCTGAAGGGAACTACCTAATTGACATTGAAGGTAGACGCTACCTTGACGGTGTCTCATCTTTGTGGGTGAACAGATGGGGACACAATAACAGAGAAATCAACTCTGCCATCGTAAAGCAGATTGAGAATGTTTCCCACACAACTTTTTTAGGACTATCCTCCCCTGCCCCTATAATACTCGCAAAAATGCTCACAGAGTTTCTGCCCAAAAGCCTGTCAAAAGTTTTTTTCTCCGATAATGGTTCAACTGCAGTGGAAGTCGCCCTGAAGATTTCATTCCAGTACTGGCAAAATAAGGGAGGTAAGGCAACAAAAAAGACAAAGTTTGTATCACTCAAATATGGCTATCATGGGGACACTATTGGCGTGGTATCTATTGGAGGGATTGACCTTTTTCACAAAATTTATCGTCCCCTCCTTTTTGAGTCTTACAAAGTTGAATCCCCATATTGCTACAGATGCGCATATAGTCTGAATCCCATAGACTGTGACCTTCGCTGTGCAAACTATGTTGAAGAAATCTTTGCAGAAAGAAAAAGTGAGATAGCCGCTCTCATTATGGAGCCTTTAGTTCAAGCTGCAGGAGGGATAATTGTGCATCCGAAAGGCTTCCTGAAGAGAATTTCGGAATTTTGTGCTGAGTATGGCGTACTACTTATTCTGGATGAAGTTGCAACAGGTTTTGGAATAACTGGAAGCCTTTTTGCCTTTGAACAGGAAAATGTCATCCCTGACATTTTATGCATTGCAAAAGCGCTTTCAGGTGGATATCTTCCAATTGCGGCAACCATTACCAGCGAAAAAATCTTCCGAGAATTTTTGGGACTCTATTCGGAAAAAACTTTTTTCCACGGACATACATACACCGCAAATCCTTTGGCAGCAGCCGCAGGAATTGCAAATCTAAAACTTTTTAGGAATGTCACCAAAATCAAAAAAAAGATTTTGGTTTTCCAACAACTTCTTACACGGTTAAAGAACTTTCCTTTTGTAGGTGATATAAGACAGAAAGGATTAATTGCAGGGATTGAACTTGTGGCAAACAAAGAAACCAAAGAAGAATTTCCAATCGAAGAGAGAGTTGGGCACAAAGTTTGTATGAAAGTTAGAGAAAAGGGAGTAATCCTTAGGCCTCTCGGAAATGTCATCGTAATTATTCCGCCTCTATCCATAAAGGAGGTAGAATTAAAAAAAATAATTGATGCCATTAGATGGGCATTGGAAGAAACTTTCAAAGGGCTGAAAGGGAAGTGA